GGCGGAAGCGATCGCCAGTGCCCGCAGGGCGCCCGCCTGGACATAGGAGAGAATGCCGGGAAAGGCGATGGTATAGGCGTCGATCCGCGCCGCCAGCAGGTCGTTCAGCACGGCCGAGGTGCCGCGGTAGCGCACCTCCTCGATCGGAATGCCCAGGCCTTGCGCAAAGAGCTGCCCCGAGAGGCCGGATCCGGGCGACCCGAAGCGCAGCGGGTGCGGCGACTTGCGGGCATAGGCGAGGAACTCGTTGAGGTTCTGCGCGGGAATGGACGGGTGCACCACCAGAACCAGCGAGCTTTTGGCGGCAAGCCCGACCGGTGCGAAGGCATCGACCGGGTCGAAGACCATGGCCGTGCCGACGGCGGCGGCCTGATTCAACCCGTCGGTATGAAGCATCAAGGTATAGCCGTCGGCCGGCTGCTGGGCGACGAGCTGGGCGGCCAGCACGCCACCGGCGCCGCCGCGGTTCTCGACCACGACCGGCTGGCCGAGCCGGGTGCTCAGGCCGTCAGCCACCAGGCGCGCGATGATGTCGGTCGAGCCGCCGGGGGCAAAGCCGACGACGATGCGCAAGGCGCGGTCCGGAAAGGCGGCGCGGGCCGGCAGGCTCGCTGCGAGCGAAAGCAGCATCAAGCCCAGCATCGTGATGCCGGTTGCCTGCCAGTATCGGGCTGTCCTCATGGCGTATTCCTCCCTGTCGCGGGCCTCTCGTGGAGGCGCCGTCCTCGTGTTTGTCGCGCTGAACTGATCTTGGCGCGGTTCCGCCTCAGCGGGCTGCGATGCGACGCGGCGCGGTTGCAAGCGCGCCCTTGTCCTCCAGCATGGTGATGTGCCGATCGGTCAGTCCGGCCTCCGCCAGCACGGCGCGGTTGTCGGCGCCGAGCTTGTGGCAAGCGCCCTTGACCGACAGCCGGCGATTGGCGAGGCGAAAAGGAATGCCCTTCACGGGGCGCCCGTCCGGATCGTGCAGCATGGCGGTGCCGCGCCCGAACTCGCTCGATGCGACCAGCGCCCGGCCGTCGCGCACCGGGGCCTGGCCGCCGGGCCATTCGGCCTGCCAGCCTTGCGTGTCGCGGACCAGCCGCTCCGCCGGCTCGGCGGGATTGGCATTGCCGAACCGCGGCGAGGCGGCGCCGGCGGCAGCGGCGATCAGTTCCTCGCCGATCAGAAATGTCGTCAGCTCGCGCTGCGACAGATCAAGATGGCTGCCCTGGCCGGTCCGGTCCCGTTCGATCAGCGCCGCGACGATGGCGCCGGCAGCGAAAAGACAGACGACCTGGTCGGGATAATTCATGTCCCGGCCGGTGACGACCGGCGCTTGGCCGGCTCCGGTCAAGGCCGCGAGACCGGCGGTTGCCTCCAGCGTCGAGCCGAAAGAAATCATGTCGCGCTCCGGGCCGTCCTCGCCCTGGCTCGAGATGCTGGCGATCACCAGCCGCGGAAACCGGCGGCGCAGGCCGGCGGCATCGAGCCCCAGTTGAACGAGCACGCCGCGCCGGTAATTCTCCACCAGGACATCGGCCTGTTCGAGCAAGCGGAACAGAGCCTGCTGGCCGTCCGGATCCTTGAGGTCGAGGCAAAGCGAGCGCTTGCCGCGATTGGTGAAGGCGAAGAAGGGCGAGCGGTTCCACCAGTCGGTGTCCGGCCCCGGCTCGTCCCAGAGGCGGAACGGGTCGACGGCGCCCGGGCCTTCGACCTTGGTCACCTCGGCGCCGAGATCGAGCAGCAAAGCCGAAGTGCCGGCCCCGGCGGTGATCCAGCCGAGATCGACCACGCGGATGCCGGCCAGCGGCAGGGCGGTTTCAGGCGGCATGATCGAACTCCCGCGCAATTCGCTGTCCATCGGCGCGCAACGGCATCAGCGGCGTGCCGTCCGCGGCGAGGAAACCGCGCGCCTGGTGCTGCCGGTCATGCAGCAATTCGGCTGGCCACAGCACCGGCCCGATCGGCAGGCGCCGGGCCTCGGCCGCGGCGCCGATCTCGGCCCGGGTCCGCGCGGCGAACCAGGGACCGAGGATCGCCGTGACGCGATCACGGCCGGCGCGCCGGCCCGCGGCGGTCGTCAAGTCGTCGCCCAGGAGGCGCGGGTCGCCGATCATCGCGCAGAGCGCCGGCCAGTCCTTGTCCTGATAGACCAGCGCAATGTGGCCGTCCCTGGCCGGCAATGTCAGCCAGTCGCTCGGCCCGGGGCGGCCGGTCTCGCCGAGCACCGCGACGCGCGCCGCGACCTTCCAGTTGAGCCAGGCCGAGACGTCGAACAGCGAGACGTCGACGATTTCGGCGCCGCCCGCCTTGAGCGCCGCCAACAGGCCGGTGCAGGCGGCAAGACCGGCGGCATAAGCGGCCTGGTGGCCGGGCAGGCGGGTCGGTATGCCCGCTCCCTGGCCGACGATGTCGAGCAGTCCGGAGAGCGCCTGCAGGCCGAGTTCGCTCATCGGCGGATCCTCGCCGGGACCGAACACCGAGACCCGCACCTTGACGGCAATGCCGGCGGCATGACGGGAAAGCGCGGTCGTGTCGCCAATGACCGCGGCGAAGCAGCCATCGGTGCCGCCCGCGCGCTTGTCCGCATTGAGGAAACGATCCAGCGCCGAGCCGCCGGCCGGCAGCAGCGGCGGCATGGTTGCGAAGGGCTCGCCGGCCTCCGGGACTGGCCGGACCACGATCGCACCGAAACCGGCGCAGAGCTTGGCGGCCATCGAAACGGCGAGGGCATGCGGTGGCTGCGCGCAGAGCGCGCCGAGATCCAGGACCGTGAGGCCGGCAAGCGGGGCGGTCATGGTCAAACCCCCTGGCCGGGGTTTTTCCGGCCGGCGGCGAAGCGCGCGCCGCCCTCGGCCTGTGCCGTGGTGTTCGCGCGGATGATCTCGTTGACCCGCTGGCCGTGATCCATGGCCTGTTGCCAGCCGGTGATCTCAGCCGGAATGCGGTCCAGCGCCTTCTTGCTTTCGGCCAGCGCGACGGCGTCGAAACCGGCGATCTGGGCGGCCAGTTCACGGGCGCGCGGCAGAAGCTGATCTGGTTCGACAGAGGCG
This portion of the Phreatobacter stygius genome encodes:
- a CDS encoding Bug family tripartite tricarboxylate transporter substrate binding protein, which produces MRTARYWQATGITMLGLMLLSLAASLPARAAFPDRALRIVVGFAPGGSTDIIARLVADGLSTRLGQPVVVENRGGAGGVLAAQLVAQQPADGYTLMLHTDGLNQAAAVGTAMVFDPVDAFAPVGLAAKSSLVLVVHPSIPAQNLNEFLAYARKSPHPLRFGSPGSGLSGQLFAQGLGIPIEEVRYRGTSAVLNDLLAARIDAYTIAFPGILSYVQAGALRALAIASAERSRVMPDLPTGPEQGFPEVIATGWFGIVVKAGTPPEVIAKLHRALNETLDDAVVRRRIGEIGLDIAPSAKPEDFGQLIRDDRVVWERVATRGNLRQ
- a CDS encoding CaiB/BaiF CoA transferase family protein is translated as MPPETALPLAGIRVVDLGWITAGAGTSALLLDLGAEVTKVEGPGAVDPFRLWDEPGPDTDWWNRSPFFAFTNRGKRSLCLDLKDPDGQQALFRLLEQADVLVENYRRGVLVQLGLDAAGLRRRFPRLVIASISSQGEDGPERDMISFGSTLEATAGLAALTGAGQAPVVTGRDMNYPDQVVCLFAAGAIVAALIERDRTGQGSHLDLSQRELTTFLIGEELIAAAAGAASPRFGNANPAEPAERLVRDTQGWQAEWPGGQAPVRDGRALVASSEFGRGTAMLHDPDGRPVKGIPFRLANRRLSVKGACHKLGADNRAVLAEAGLTDRHITMLEDKGALATAPRRIAAR
- a CDS encoding CoA transferase, with amino-acid sequence MTAPLAGLTVLDLGALCAQPPHALAVSMAAKLCAGFGAIVVRPVPEAGEPFATMPPLLPAGGSALDRFLNADKRAGGTDGCFAAVIGDTTALSRHAAGIAVKVRVSVFGPGEDPPMSELGLQALSGLLDIVGQGAGIPTRLPGHQAAYAAGLAACTGLLAALKAGGAEIVDVSLFDVSAWLNWKVAARVAVLGETGRPGPSDWLTLPARDGHIALVYQDKDWPALCAMIGDPRLLGDDLTTAAGRRAGRDRVTAILGPWFAARTRAEIGAAAEARRLPIGPVLWPAELLHDRQHQARGFLAADGTPLMPLRADGQRIAREFDHAA